A genomic segment from Streptomyces sp. NBC_01233 encodes:
- a CDS encoding response regulator transcription factor, translated as MTTILLCDDHVVVRAGLLALLGSEPDIEVLGEAGSGEEAVALAARLRPDVVLMDLQLGEGIDGVEATRRITTAPNPPHVLVLTTYDTDADITRAIGAGATGYLLKAERPEELFAAIHSAAQGRTTLSAPVASRVMAHMRGTRPTLTDRELDILGQLARGLGNRDIARALFISEATVKTHLGRIYDKLGVDTRAGAVSVAKEQRLLPS; from the coding sequence CGCCGGCCTGCTCGCCCTCCTCGGCAGCGAGCCGGACATCGAGGTCCTCGGCGAGGCGGGCAGCGGCGAGGAGGCGGTGGCCCTGGCCGCCAGACTCCGCCCCGACGTGGTCCTCATGGACCTCCAGCTCGGCGAGGGCATCGACGGCGTCGAGGCCACCCGCCGCATCACCACCGCCCCCAACCCGCCGCACGTCCTGGTCCTCACCACGTACGACACCGACGCGGACATCACCCGGGCCATCGGCGCGGGCGCCACCGGCTACCTCCTCAAGGCGGAACGCCCGGAGGAGCTCTTCGCCGCCATCCACTCGGCCGCCCAGGGCCGCACCACCCTGTCCGCGCCCGTCGCCAGCCGCGTGATGGCCCACATGCGCGGCACCCGCCCCACACTGACCGACCGCGAGCTGGACATCCTCGGCCAGCTCGCCCGCGGCCTCGGCAACCGCGACATCGCCCGCGCCCTGTTCATCAGCGAAGCCACGGTCAAGACCCACCTGGGCCGCATCTACGACAAACTCGGCGTCGACACCCGCGCGGGCGCGGTCTCGGTGGCGAAGGAACAACGCCTTCTCCCTTCTTGA